One part of the Mariniflexile litorale genome encodes these proteins:
- a CDS encoding SCO family protein, whose protein sequence is MKKDNYSYIGIAFIILVFGIIFIPKIVDRISNDDVTRNESRSDFANGKKVKLSDLSFIEINGAAKRVPNFSFINQDGKIITNQDYEGKVYVIEFFFTTCPTICPRMNANLIQIQNAFKGFENFGVASFTINPDYDTSEILKEYAEHYGVTNPNWNLMTGDKDAIYKLSNEGFNLYTAQEEDAVGGFEHSGNFALIDKDGFIRSRKDEFGNPIIYYRGIVSESEKVDDDGTVEEISALKEDIKKLLNE, encoded by the coding sequence ATGAAGAAAGATAATTATTCATATATAGGTATTGCATTTATAATTCTGGTTTTTGGTATCATTTTCATTCCAAAAATTGTAGATAGAATTTCTAATGATGATGTCACCAGAAACGAGAGTAGAAGTGATTTTGCTAACGGTAAAAAAGTAAAACTTTCCGATTTATCTTTTATCGAAATAAACGGAGCAGCTAAAAGAGTGCCTAACTTTTCTTTTATCAATCAAGATGGCAAAATAATCACCAATCAAGATTATGAAGGGAAAGTGTATGTTATAGAATTCTTTTTCACAACCTGCCCAACCATTTGTCCAAGAATGAATGCGAACCTTATTCAAATTCAAAATGCATTCAAAGGTTTTGAAAACTTTGGAGTGGCATCGTTCACTATAAATCCAGATTATGATACCTCTGAAATTCTTAAAGAATATGCAGAGCATTATGGTGTTACTAACCCGAATTGGAATTTAATGACGGGTGATAAAGATGCTATTTATAAATTGTCAAACGAAGGTTTTAATCTTTACACTGCCCAAGAAGAAGATGCTGTTGGTGGGTTTGAACATTCTGGGAATTTTGCATTAATAGATAAGGATGGATTTATCCGTTCACGAAAAGATGAATTTGGAAACCCGATTATTTATTATAGAGGGATTGTTTCAGAATCTGAAAAAGTAGACGATGACGGTACAGTAGAAGAAATAAGTGCTTTAAAAGAGGATATTAAAAAATTGCTTAATGAATAA
- a CDS encoding DUF420 domain-containing protein: MNKGREILDDKKYNRLIVVLSIVIPVVVAILFGVRIPNVEPLSFLPPIYATINGLTAVILIIAFIAIKNKKIVLHENLMTTAIWCSALFLVMYVAYHMTSDSTKFGGEGAIKYVYYFILLTHILLSIIVIPFVLITYVRAITNNIEKHKKIARITFPLWLYVAVTGVIVYVMISPYYV; this comes from the coding sequence ATGAATAAAGGACGAGAGATTTTAGACGATAAAAAATATAATAGGTTAATTGTAGTACTATCTATAGTAATACCAGTAGTGGTAGCCATCCTATTTGGTGTTAGAATACCGAATGTTGAGCCCTTATCATTTTTGCCACCCATTTATGCAACTATAAATGGTCTAACCGCTGTTATTCTAATAATTGCCTTTATTGCTATTAAAAATAAAAAGATTGTCCTTCACGAAAATTTAATGACGACTGCCATTTGGTGTTCTGCGTTATTTTTGGTGATGTATGTAGCTTACCACATGACGAGCGATTCTACCAAATTTGGAGGTGAAGGAGCTATTAAATATGTGTATTATTTTATCTTATTAACTCATATCTTATTGTCAATTATTGTTATCCCGTTTGTGTTAATTACCTATGTTAGGGCCATAACTAATAACATAGAGAAGCATAAAAAAATAGCAAGAATTACCTTTCCTTTATGGTTGTATGTTGCAGTAACAGGTGTTATTGTTTATGTTATGATCTCACCATATTACGTTTAA
- a CDS encoding cytochrome C oxidase subunit IV family protein: MAHAHKLEIFRGLVKFKSNTQKIWGVLIFLTIITAVEVVLGIYKPEVLMGHVLGMKALNWIFIILTLVKAYYITWDFMHMRDETKALRRMVVWTAIFLILYLMFILLQEGGYVFDVYDNGYIKRDF, encoded by the coding sequence ATGGCACACGCACATAAATTAGAAATATTTAGGGGTTTAGTAAAGTTTAAATCAAATACTCAAAAAATTTGGGGTGTTTTAATCTTTTTAACCATTATTACAGCAGTAGAGGTAGTGTTGGGTATATATAAGCCAGAAGTTTTAATGGGGCATGTATTAGGAATGAAAGCTCTTAACTGGATATTCATTATACTTACTTTAGTAAAAGCGTATTATATTACTTGGGATTTTATGCACATGCGTGATGAAACCAAGGCATTAAGACGTATGGTAGTCTGGACAGCTATTTTTTTAATTCTATACTTAATGTTTATTTTATTACAAGAAGGCGGTTACGTTTTTGATGTATATGATAATGGTTATATAAAAAGAGACTTTTAG
- a CDS encoding heme-copper oxidase subunit III — MDLTQGTLEEKHNRAKKMMLWFGIISLIMSFAGWTSAFVVSSSRPDWLKDFQLPNAFIISTVIIMISSVTFILAKRSLKSNNSKMTMLWLVTTLILGVLFINFQFLGFQNIIDLGYNFTGPTSNVTMSYIYLIAIVHILHVVVGLICLLVVIYNHFKQKYTSTKMLGFELAATFWHFIDILWVYLFLFLYFIR, encoded by the coding sequence ATGGATTTAACACAAGGTACTTTAGAAGAAAAACATAATAGAGCTAAAAAAATGATGCTTTGGTTTGGTATCATTTCACTAATCATGTCATTTGCGGGGTGGACGAGTGCTTTTGTAGTAAGCAGTTCTAGACCTGATTGGTTAAAAGATTTTCAATTGCCAAATGCTTTTATAATTAGTACAGTTATAATTATGATAAGTAGTGTAACGTTTATTTTAGCAAAAAGATCTTTAAAAAGTAATAATAGTAAGATGACGATGCTTTGGTTAGTTACCACCCTAATTTTAGGCGTTCTTTTTATTAATTTCCAATTTTTAGGCTTTCAAAATATTATTGATTTAGGTTATAATTTCACGGGGCCAACCAGTAATGTAACCATGTCTTACATCTATTTAATAGCAATTGTGCATATTTTGCACGTAGTTGTAGGGTTAATTTGTTTATTGGTGGTAATTTATAATCATTTTAAACAAAAGTATACATCAACAAAAATGCTTGGTTTTGAACTTGCAGCGACCTTTTGGCATTTTATAGACATCCTATGGGTGTATCTCTTTTTATTTTTATATTTTATAAGATAA
- a CDS encoding cytochrome c oxidase subunit 3, whose translation MSTTVANTGTEVKTWGGGNEPLKASYGKMMMWFFIVSDALTFSGFLAAYGFSRFKFIDSWPIADEVFTHVPFLHGQELPMIYVAFMTFVLIMSSVTMVLAVDAGHHLNKAKVTIYMFLTIIGGLIFVGSQAWEWATFIQGDFGAVQTKGGNILQFVDAEGHRVALRDFVEVGEHERVQQERKNGIWFVKEGTLPTYTVEEVIHGLEKHENVLVRTQILNEHGHKTVLTRAESLKQLKANGKHVVEGANLKENEYGSPLFADFFFFITGFHGFHVFSGVIINIIIFFNVILGTYEKRKSYEMVEKVGLYWHFVDLVWVFVFTFFYLV comes from the coding sequence ATGAGTACTACAGTTGCAAACACTGGAACAGAAGTTAAAACTTGGGGAGGGGGTAACGAGCCTTTAAAAGCAAGTTACGGTAAAATGATGATGTGGTTTTTCATTGTTTCTGATGCTTTAACCTTTTCGGGTTTTTTAGCAGCCTACGGATTTTCAAGATTCAAATTTATTGATTCATGGCCAATTGCCGATGAGGTCTTTACACACGTGCCGTTTTTGCACGGTCAAGAATTGCCAATGATTTATGTGGCGTTTATGACGTTTGTACTTATCATGTCGTCTGTAACTATGGTATTGGCGGTAGATGCTGGTCATCACTTAAACAAAGCTAAAGTTACTATTTACATGTTTTTAACCATTATTGGTGGTTTAATTTTCGTAGGGTCTCAAGCTTGGGAATGGGCTACATTCATACAAGGAGATTTTGGAGCTGTACAAACAAAAGGAGGAAATATTCTTCAATTTGTAGATGCAGAAGGGCATCGCGTAGCATTGCGTGATTTTGTTGAAGTAGGAGAACATGAACGTGTACAACAAGAACGTAAAAATGGTATTTGGTTTGTGAAAGAGGGAACTTTGCCAACTTATACAGTTGAAGAAGTAATTCATGGTTTAGAGAAACATGAGAATGTTTTGGTAAGAACTCAAATACTTAATGAGCATGGTCACAAAACGGTGCTTACCAGAGCAGAATCTTTAAAGCAGTTAAAAGCAAATGGAAAGCACGTGGTTGAAGGGGCTAATTTAAAGGAAAACGAATATGGCTCACCATTATTTGCAGATTTCTTTTTCTTCATCACAGGATTTCACGGTTTTCACGTATTTTCAGGAGTTATAATTAATATCATTATTTTCTTTAATGTGATATTAGGAACTTATGAAAAACGAAAAAGTTACGAAATGGTTGAAAAAGTGGGGTTATACTGGCACTTTGTAGATTTAGTTTGGGTATTTGTATTTACATTCTTCTACCTAGTTTAA
- the rimM gene encoding ribosome maturation factor RimM (Essential for efficient processing of 16S rRNA), whose amino-acid sequence MKKEDCFYLGKIVSKYSFKGELLIKLDTDQPDLYESLDAIFIEVRNTLIPFFIERSQLHKSDLLRVQFEDVTNEADADVLIKSDVYLPLEFLPKLEGDKFYFHEVIGFTVEDVNYGKVGVIVGINDSTAQALFEIENNGKEILIPMNDEFIEKVDRKVKTILVKTPEGLIDLYL is encoded by the coding sequence ATGAAAAAAGAAGATTGTTTTTATTTAGGTAAAATTGTATCAAAATATAGTTTTAAAGGTGAACTTTTAATTAAATTGGATACCGACCAACCTGACTTATACGAAAGTCTTGACGCCATTTTTATTGAAGTTCGAAATACATTAATTCCTTTTTTTATTGAACGCTCACAGCTTCATAAATCCGATTTATTGCGTGTGCAGTTTGAAGATGTTACCAATGAAGCCGATGCCGATGTTTTAATAAAAAGTGACGTGTATTTACCTTTAGAATTTTTACCTAAACTAGAAGGTGATAAATTCTATTTTCACGAAGTTATTGGATTTACTGTTGAAGATGTAAACTATGGAAAAGTAGGTGTCATAGTTGGTATTAACGATTCAACCGCTCAAGCCTTATTTGAAATAGAAAATAATGGCAAAGAAATTCTTATCCCGATGAATGATGAATTTATTGAAAAAGTAGACAGAAAAGTAAAAACTATTTTAGTTAAAACTCCCGAGGGGTTGATTGATTTGTATCTGTAG
- the dnaE gene encoding DNA polymerase III subunit alpha has product MYLIFDTETTGLPKRWDAPITDTDNWPRCIQIAWQLHDGLGNYIEHQDYLVQPDGFNIPYDAEKIHGISTELAQEQGIPLAEVLEKFNEVLNRTKFVVGQNVKFDLNIMGAEFVRGDVANPLQELPVLDTCTEHTASLCQIPGGRYGKFKLPTLTELHQFLFNVPFSEAHNATADVEATTRCFLELIRLEEYTKEELDVQPDYFKSFKEANPTEIQLIGLKHINLKKESAKILERIKNVQEDVISTEEIKQNISDLKEVDFVHLHNHSQFSVLQSTISVADLVASAAEHRMPAVALTDHANMMGAFHFVKAVSNHNRGVKAKNNAAIEKGELPTAVEIKPIIGCEFFVCEDHTDKTRKDNGYQIVFLAKNKNGYHNLAKLSSHAFVNGFYYLPRIDKKLIEEYKEDLIVLTGNLYGEVPSKVLNVGENQAEEALLWWKEQFGDDLYIELMRHNQEDENRVNPVLIELSKKHDVKLVASNNTYYCKKEDANAHDILLCVKDGEKQATPIGRGRGYRYGLPNQDYYFKSSEEMKSLFKDVPEAISNIQEVVDKVEAYELAREVLLPAFDIPNEFRKEEDLVDGGKRGENAYLRHLTYQGAKKRYGKELSEEVIERLDFELDVIQNTGYPGYFLIVEDFIREARNMDVSVGPGRGSAAGSVVAYCLWITNIDPLKYDLLFERFLNPDRVSMPDIDIDFDDEGRSRVMDYVINKYGSNQVAQIITYGTMAAKSSIRDTARVLDLPLFDADRIAKLIPTMSKLSKIFGLSEKELGSKFRAEDLEKVNQLLNISEGSDLEAETVNLARILEGSVRNTGIHACGVIITPDDITKFVPVATAKDSDLYVTQFDNSVVEEAGLLKMDFLGLKTLTLIKDTVKIVKAKHDILLDPDTFPLDDEKTYELFQKGETVGVFQYESPGMQKHLKELKPTVFEDLIAMNALYRPGPMEYIPSFTRRKHGDEPIEYDLDAMEEYLKETYGITVYQEQVMLLSQKLAGFTKGEADVLRKAMGKKQIAVLDKMKPKFVEQASANGHDAKILEKIWKDWEAFASYAFNKSHSTCYAWIAYQTAYLKAHYPAEYMAAVLSNNMNDIKQVTFFMEECKRMKLDVLGPDVNESFYKFSVNKDNAVRFGMGAIKGVGHGAVITIVDNRKKDGPYKSIFDLAKRIDLRAANKKAFENLALAGGFDGFGTTHRAQYFHDDGDGITFLEKAIRYGNKHQENENSAQVSLFGDASDVQIAEPEVPPCEEWGTMGKLAREKEVVGIYISGHPLDDFKIEMTTFCNANLALFRDLEMYVNREMVFGGVVTEVQHRVSKQGKGWAMFTVEDYTDSFEFRIFGEEYLKFRHFLMQNNFVFVKSFIREGWVNKDTGKKSDPRLQFNSFQLLHDVMENYAKKLSIQIDINDLKESKIAKLHELLHMHPGSQMLNFVVYDSKEKIKLQMPSRKQKVRVSQELLNELTNVDVRFKLN; this is encoded by the coding sequence ATGTACTTAATTTTCGATACAGAAACCACTGGATTGCCGAAACGTTGGGATGCACCCATAACTGATACCGATAATTGGCCTCGTTGTATTCAAATAGCATGGCAATTACACGATGGATTGGGAAATTATATAGAACATCAAGATTATTTGGTACAACCAGATGGATTTAACATTCCTTATGATGCTGAAAAAATTCATGGTATTTCTACCGAATTAGCGCAAGAACAGGGTATTCCATTGGCTGAAGTTTTAGAAAAATTTAATGAGGTTTTAAATAGAACTAAATTTGTTGTGGGACAAAATGTGAAGTTCGACCTGAATATTATGGGAGCCGAATTTGTACGTGGCGATGTAGCAAACCCATTGCAAGAACTCCCAGTTTTAGATACTTGTACTGAACATACAGCTAGTTTATGCCAAATTCCAGGCGGCCGTTATGGGAAATTTAAGTTGCCTACTCTTACCGAGTTACACCAATTTTTATTTAATGTACCTTTTTCTGAAGCGCACAATGCCACTGCCGATGTGGAAGCAACAACTCGATGCTTTTTAGAACTGATTCGTTTAGAGGAATACACCAAAGAAGAGCTAGATGTTCAGCCAGATTATTTTAAGTCGTTTAAAGAGGCGAATCCCACGGAAATTCAGCTTATAGGTTTAAAACATATCAACCTTAAAAAAGAAAGTGCTAAAATTCTTGAACGAATAAAAAACGTTCAAGAGGATGTGATTTCTACCGAAGAAATTAAACAAAATATATCCGATTTAAAGGAAGTTGATTTTGTGCATCTGCATAATCATTCACAATTTTCGGTATTACAATCTACTATTAGTGTTGCTGATTTGGTCGCTTCGGCAGCAGAGCATCGCATGCCTGCAGTAGCTTTAACAGATCATGCTAATATGATGGGGGCTTTTCATTTTGTAAAAGCAGTTAGTAATCATAACAGAGGTGTAAAAGCTAAAAATAACGCAGCTATTGAAAAAGGGGAGTTGCCAACTGCTGTAGAAATTAAACCAATCATTGGTTGCGAATTTTTTGTTTGTGAAGATCATACAGATAAAACCAGAAAAGATAATGGTTACCAGATTGTGTTTTTAGCTAAAAATAAAAATGGCTATCATAATTTGGCAAAACTATCTTCTCATGCCTTTGTTAATGGGTTTTATTATCTACCCAGAATCGATAAAAAACTTATTGAAGAATATAAAGAAGATTTAATTGTTCTAACGGGTAATTTATATGGAGAAGTACCAAGTAAGGTTTTAAATGTAGGTGAAAATCAAGCCGAAGAAGCTTTACTTTGGTGGAAAGAACAGTTTGGAGACGATTTGTATATTGAGTTAATGCGACATAATCAGGAAGACGAAAACCGTGTAAACCCTGTTTTAATAGAACTTTCAAAAAAACATGACGTTAAATTAGTCGCCAGTAATAATACTTATTATTGTAAAAAAGAAGATGCCAACGCACACGATATTTTGCTTTGTGTAAAAGATGGGGAAAAGCAAGCGACACCAATTGGTCGTGGTCGTGGATATCGATACGGATTACCTAATCAAGATTATTATTTTAAGTCTTCAGAAGAGATGAAATCACTCTTCAAGGATGTTCCAGAAGCGATAAGTAATATTCAAGAAGTGGTTGATAAAGTAGAAGCCTACGAGTTGGCCCGTGAAGTTTTATTACCCGCTTTTGATATTCCAAATGAGTTTAGAAAAGAAGAAGATTTAGTAGATGGTGGCAAACGTGGTGAAAATGCCTATTTGCGTCATTTAACGTATCAAGGGGCTAAAAAGCGTTATGGCAAAGAACTTTCAGAAGAAGTTATAGAACGTTTAGATTTTGAGTTAGATGTTATTCAAAATACAGGATATCCGGGTTATTTTTTAATTGTCGAAGATTTTATACGTGAAGCTCGGAATATGGATGTTTCTGTAGGTCCTGGTCGTGGGTCTGCGGCAGGTTCCGTAGTGGCCTACTGTTTATGGATTACCAATATAGATCCGCTTAAATACGATTTACTTTTTGAGCGTTTTTTGAATCCAGACCGTGTAAGTATGCCCGATATTGATATCGATTTTGATGACGAGGGCAGAAGTCGTGTGATGGATTATGTAATCAATAAATATGGAAGTAATCAAGTAGCACAAATTATAACCTATGGTACAATGGCTGCAAAATCTTCTATACGTGATACCGCACGTGTTTTGGATTTGCCTTTGTTTGATGCCGATAGAATTGCGAAGTTAATTCCAACCATGTCTAAACTGAGTAAAATTTTCGGTTTAAGTGAAAAGGAGTTGGGGAGTAAGTTTAGAGCGGAAGATTTAGAAAAAGTCAATCAGCTTTTAAATATTTCTGAAGGAAGCGATTTAGAAGCAGAAACCGTAAACCTAGCAAGAATATTAGAGGGTTCGGTGCGTAATACAGGTATCCACGCATGTGGAGTTATCATTACGCCAGATGATATCACCAAGTTTGTGCCAGTGGCGACGGCTAAAGATTCCGATTTATATGTGACCCAATTCGACAATTCGGTGGTCGAAGAAGCGGGGTTATTGAAAATGGATTTCTTGGGGTTAAAAACATTAACATTAATAAAAGACACTGTTAAAATTGTTAAAGCAAAACATGATATTTTATTAGATCCCGATACTTTTCCGTTAGATGATGAAAAGACGTATGAGTTATTTCAAAAAGGAGAAACCGTTGGTGTGTTCCAATATGAATCGCCTGGGATGCAAAAACACCTTAAAGAATTAAAGCCTACTGTTTTTGAAGATTTAATTGCCATGAATGCTTTGTACCGTCCAGGGCCTATGGAATATATTCCAAGTTTTACACGTCGAAAGCATGGAGATGAACCTATAGAATATGATTTAGATGCCATGGAAGAATACCTGAAGGAAACTTATGGTATTACGGTGTATCAAGAGCAGGTGATGTTATTATCTCAAAAACTAGCAGGGTTTACAAAGGGTGAAGCTGATGTATTGAGAAAGGCGATGGGAAAAAAGCAAATTGCGGTACTCGATAAAATGAAACCTAAATTTGTGGAGCAGGCGAGTGCTAATGGTCATGATGCTAAAATACTAGAGAAAATCTGGAAAGATTGGGAAGCTTTTGCGAGTTATGCCTTTAATAAATCGCATTCTACATGCTATGCTTGGATTGCTTACCAAACAGCCTATTTAAAGGCGCATTATCCAGCAGAGTATATGGCTGCTGTGCTCTCTAATAACATGAACGATATCAAGCAGGTAACGTTTTTTATGGAAGAATGTAAACGTATGAAACTGGATGTTTTAGGTCCTGATGTGAATGAATCGTTTTATAAGTTTTCTGTAAATAAAGATAATGCGGTGCGTTTTGGAATGGGCGCTATAAAGGGTGTTGGTCATGGAGCGGTTATTACTATAGTTGATAACCGAAAAAAAGATGGTCCATATAAATCTATTTTCGATTTAGCGAAACGTATTGATTTACGAGCTGCAAATAAAAAAGCATTCGAAAATTTAGCTTTGGCAGGGGGGTTTGATGGTTTTGGTACAACACACCGTGCACAATATTTTCATGATGATGGTGATGGTATTACTTTTTTAGAAAAAGCCATTCGCTATGGAAATAAACATCAAGAAAATGAAAACTCCGCGCAAGTAAGTCTGTTTGGAGACGCTAGTGATGTGCAAATAGCCGAGCCTGAAGTGCCACCATGTGAAGAGTGGGGTACTATGGGGAAATTAGCTCGCGAAAAAGAGGTGGTGGGTATTTATATCTCGGGGCATCCATTAGATGATTTTAAAATTGAAATGACGACTTTTTGTAATGCAAATTTGGCATTATTTAGAGATTTGGAAATGTATGTTAATAGAGAAATGGTTTTTGGAGGTGTCGTTACCGAGGTACAGCATCGTGTGAGCAAACAAGGTAAAGGTTGGGCTATGTTTACTGTTGAAGATTATACCGATAGTTTTGAATTTCGCATTTTTGGTGAAGAGTACCTAAAGTTTAGGCATTTTTTAATGCAGAATAATTTCGTTTTTGTTAAATCGTTTATAAGAGAAGGTTGGGTAAATAAAGATACAGGTAAAAAAAGTGACCCACGACTGCAATTTAATAGTTTCCAATTGTTACATGATGTGATGGAGAATTATGCCAAAAAATTATCCATTCAAATTGATATTAATGATTTAAAAGAATCAAAAATAGCAAAACTTCATGAATTGTTACACATGCATCCAGGTAGCCAAATGCTTAATTTTGTAGTTTATGATAGTAAAGAAAAAATAAAACTACAAATGCCTAGCAGAAAGCAAAAGGTAAGAGTGTCGCAAGAGTTGTTAAATGAATTAACAAACGTAGATGTCAGGTTTAAGTTAAATTAG
- a CDS encoding 30S ribosomal protein S16 has product MPVKIRLQRHGKKGKPFYWIVAADVRSKRDGKYLEKLGIYNPNTNPATIDLNVDGAVQWLQNGAQPTDTAKAILSYKGALLKNHLAGGVRKGALTEEQAEAKFTAWLEEKAGKVGSKTDGLAKAQAEAKAKALEAEKAANEARVAAAAPVVEEEVAEEVVAEETATEEAPAAEAEAPKEEE; this is encoded by the coding sequence ATGCCAGTAAAAATTAGATTACAAAGACATGGTAAAAAAGGGAAACCTTTTTACTGGATTGTTGCAGCCGATGTACGATCAAAAAGAGACGGTAAATACCTTGAAAAATTAGGTATCTACAATCCAAACACCAACCCAGCAACTATAGATTTAAATGTTGATGGTGCTGTACAATGGTTACAAAACGGTGCACAACCAACCGACACAGCTAAAGCTATTTTATCTTACAAAGGTGCTTTACTAAAAAATCACCTTGCAGGTGGTGTTAGAAAAGGTGCTTTAACAGAAGAACAAGCTGAAGCTAAATTTACTGCTTGGTTAGAAGAAAAAGCTGGTAAAGTTGGTTCTAAAACTGACGGATTAGCTAAAGCACAAGCTGAAGCGAAAGCAAAAGCTTTAGAAGCTGAAAAAGCTGCTAACGAAGCTCGTGTTGCTGCTGCTGCTCCTGTTGTAGAAGAGGAAGTTGCAGAAGAAGTAGTTGCGGAAGAAACTGCTACAGAAGAAGCTCCTGCTGCTGAAGCAGAAGCACCTAAAGAAGAAGAATAA
- a CDS encoding lactonase family protein codes for MKIRLLSLSFSFCFLNCFAQNIPLYIGTYTDGHSEGIYKLQFNLKTGELSRLQLAIATENPSFITYSPNKKYLYAVSESLGGSVSSFKIQENGLLKFLNKVSSNGTGPCHISLNKQGNKAVVSNYRGGSASIYSIARDGKLNEASQIFDYNTTDIISHAHSAQFFRDELYIADLGMNALYQYKLKNNNYELATPSIFKTTENLGPRHFALTKNGQFIYIINEHGSSVTSVKKTASGFKQIDYDSTLDENYQGKNSCADIHLSKNEHYLYGSNRGENSIVVFKRNKFDGTIEKIQTVPVHGDWPRNFTLDPSGKFLLVANQKSRNISVFSIDTSSGTLTFLHDVKAPTPVCLLF; via the coding sequence ATGAAAATCAGACTATTATCTCTAAGTTTTTCTTTCTGCTTCTTGAATTGCTTCGCACAAAATATCCCCCTGTATATTGGCACTTATACCGATGGTCACAGCGAAGGTATTTATAAGTTGCAATTCAATTTAAAAACAGGAGAGCTTAGCCGTTTACAATTAGCAATAGCCACTGAAAACCCTTCATTTATAACATACTCACCAAACAAAAAATATTTATACGCTGTTAGCGAAAGTCTTGGAGGCTCAGTTTCTTCTTTTAAAATTCAAGAAAATGGCTTGTTAAAATTTTTAAACAAAGTAAGTAGTAATGGAACGGGGCCTTGCCATATTTCATTAAATAAACAGGGAAACAAAGCTGTTGTTTCAAATTATAGAGGAGGTAGTGCATCCATTTATAGTATCGCTAGAGACGGAAAACTAAATGAAGCCTCTCAAATTTTTGATTATAACACCACAGATATAATATCACATGCACATTCCGCACAATTTTTTAGAGACGAATTATATATAGCCGACCTAGGCATGAATGCTCTTTACCAATACAAATTAAAAAACAACAATTATGAATTGGCAACGCCATCCATTTTTAAAACTACAGAAAACCTAGGGCCAAGGCATTTTGCTTTAACTAAAAACGGACAATTCATTTATATTATTAATGAACACGGAAGCTCTGTGACTTCGGTTAAAAAAACAGCTTCTGGTTTTAAACAGATTGACTACGATTCTACTTTAGACGAAAATTACCAAGGAAAAAATTCTTGTGCCGATATCCATTTATCTAAAAACGAACATTATTTATATGGCTCTAACCGCGGTGAAAATTCCATCGTCGTTTTTAAAAGAAATAAATTTGATGGTACCATTGAAAAAATTCAAACAGTACCTGTTCATGGCGATTGGCCAAGAAACTTCACGCTAGATCCATCTGGAAAATTTTTATTAGTGGCCAATCAAAAAAGCCGAAATATTTCTGTTTTTAGCATTGATACTTCTTCAGGAACACTCACATTTTTACACGATGTAAAAGCACCCACACCTGTTTGTTTGCTGTTTTAA
- the cyoE gene encoding heme o synthase, which translates to MSNLKTSVTAPSVISDFKEITKMRLALSVVFSSLAGYLLGVDTVDFKTLTLLAFGGYFMVGASNAFNQIIEKDLDALMDRTKNRPIPAGRMSVTTAFIIASIFTLLGIIILYTINKQTAMFGAISIFLYTCVYTPLKTKTPLSVFVGAIPGAIPFMLGWVAATDDFGIEPGTLFALQFFWQFPHFWAIGWFLFEDYKKGGFFMLPTGKQDKGTAVQTIMYTIWTLLVSIIPVFGFTGSLKLSIVAAILVFILGLGMLYYAIRLFKDMTEKAAKQLMLASVSYITLVQIVYVIDKFIR; encoded by the coding sequence TTGAGCAATTTAAAAACGTCGGTAACAGCACCTTCTGTAATTTCAGATTTTAAGGAAATCACCAAAATGCGATTGGCATTAAGTGTGGTGTTTTCGTCGCTTGCAGGATATTTATTGGGTGTTGATACAGTTGATTTTAAAACTTTGACTTTACTCGCATTTGGCGGCTACTTTATGGTAGGTGCATCAAACGCCTTCAACCAAATTATTGAAAAAGATTTGGATGCCTTAATGGATCGCACTAAGAATAGACCTATTCCTGCGGGACGGATGAGTGTTACCACTGCCTTTATAATCGCATCAATTTTTACACTTTTAGGTATAATTATTTTATATACTATCAACAAGCAAACGGCTATGTTTGGTGCTATTTCTATATTTTTATACACATGTGTTTATACGCCTTTAAAAACCAAGACGCCTTTGTCTGTTTTTGTTGGGGCGATTCCTGGCGCTATTCCGTTTATGTTGGGTTGGGTAGCAGCTACCGATGATTTTGGTATAGAACCAGGCACTTTATTCGCCTTACAATTTTTTTGGCAGTTTCCGCATTTTTGGGCTATAGGTTGGTTTTTGTTTGAAGATTATAAAAAAGGTGGTTTTTTTATGTTGCCAACAGGAAAACAAGATAAAGGAACGGCAGTACAAACTATTATGTATACTATTTGGACGTTGTTGGTATCTATCATTCCCGTTTTTGGATTTACGGGTAGTTTAAAATTATCAATAGTTGCAGCCATTTTAGTTTTTATATTAGGTTTAGGCATGTTGTATTACGCCATTCGATTGTTTAAAGACATGACCGAGAAAGCAGCAAAACAACTTATGTTAGCAAGTGTTTCATATATTACATTGGTGCAAATTGTGTACGTAATAGATAAATTTATTAGATAA